The DNA region AAATCATAAGCAAAAACAAGTTCTGAAAAATGAGCCATGCTTCTACAGTGATGACGTAGCAGaccaaacattaaaaactataaaatgtaaattctaACAAAGAGCATATATgctaatgtttgttttttgaatCCATTCTTTGCATGAGAGTGAAATACGAATATGAGGAGTTtataacctaaaaataacatttaaatgtgcAGGCATaccaaaacttaataaataactcaCAGAAGTGAACGTTGCCAGAGAGAGTTTGGAAAATTTACCGGCGGATAAGTACAAAGGTCTCTTGCTCCTTtcagatattataaaaagcaTTTTTCTTATACTGGATCCACATTTGATCCAATTTGAATTGTAGCAGGCATCCCTGGTAGCGGTACTCTAAAATGTCTTCGTTCGTAAAAAGTCTTCTAATAAaacgcaagttatacttttaaaatgatttcatTTCCGTTCCAACAGTAAATGCTTAGCTGGACTATCATCGCCATGAAATAAAAGCACATGTTGACAAATTGAATACTTTGAATGTGCACctagaaaaaaatatcagtttcGATTTGGGACGCAAACTGGTTCTTACATGGACCAGCTGGAATCCGATATTACATATCACTATTATGcttgttaaatattgaacGAGAAAAATCTGAGTAAACACTTTCTCAATGCTGGATACGAAGCTAAAACAACCGACTTAGATCCAAATCACTAATCCGGATAATCTACCTGATTATTTTCATGTGATGTTCGATACATCCAGACAATTTTCTCTTAATGAGATCTTCGTCGATTTTAGTATTACTTGGTATTGCGTCAGTTATTTTGTCATTTAGTATGTCAAGCTGGGCAGCTGCGATGCTCATCATGCTGTAACCCAGAACGTCTATGCACGAATTCACAAATGCAGAATTGGCAAGACCTGCAACGAGCTCATCACTTACGGCAAcagtttacaaaaaatatcttaccCAAAACCTGCAAGACATACACCGCAGATTTCCAATAACCGACATCAAATGTGAATCGGACAGGTAAACGTCCTGTTAATACTGGTATAAATAtgctataatttattatgactaCACCACAAATCCATTGATACATAATACCCATGAAACGAGAGAATTTAATGGCCTTCACCATATGCCCCTCAGAATGTTCAGGGTAATTGTTAAACTCCGTAAAGTTTAATTGTTCTAACATTACCTTGAGTTGCTTGTGATTTAGTCGGTAAATTATCAACTTGATGAAGAAGGATGTTGGCGAC from Aethina tumida isolate Nest 87 chromosome 1, icAetTumi1.1, whole genome shotgun sequence includes:
- the LOC126264332 gene encoding odorant receptor 94a-like, yielding MKIISFVSSIEKVFTQIFLVQYLTSIIVICNIGFQLVHVHIQSIQFVNMCFYFMAMIVQLSIYCWNGNEIILKSTATRDACYNSNWIKCGSSIRKMLFIISERSKRPLYLSAGKFSKLSLATFTSVINSSYSYFTLMQRMDSKNKH